Proteins encoded by one window of Bauldia sp.:
- a CDS encoding FAD-binding oxidoreductase produces the protein MPSSSYDVIIVGGAAHGASLAYHLAAANSGARVLLIEKDPTFQRAATALSASSIRQQFSTAANIAISLFGIEFLRNVGDLLEVDGDRPAISLREGGYLFLATPEGAGVLAENHALQVSMGADIVHLDPAGLTAKFPWLSTDGLAAGCWGRTGEGWFDGYGLMQALRRKAVSLGVETMVGEVAEVIIDGQRATGVRLADGTVIAAGTVAIAAGTGTPKLAAQLGVRLPVEARKRFVFTFECRDALPAFPLLIDPTGVYARPEGDRYICGASPPEENDPEAQDFDVDHAFFEEAIWPVLANRVPAFERIRVGRAWAGHYDLNTFDANAIVGRLPPYDNVVIASGFSGHGLQQSPAVGRGLAELILHGRWLTLDLSPLGYERVAAGRPIVERNVV, from the coding sequence GTGCCCAGCAGTTCGTATGACGTGATCATTGTCGGCGGGGCCGCGCATGGCGCCTCGCTGGCCTACCACTTGGCCGCCGCCAATTCCGGTGCCCGGGTCCTGCTCATCGAAAAGGACCCGACCTTCCAGCGCGCGGCGACCGCGCTCTCGGCGAGTTCCATCCGGCAGCAGTTTTCGACGGCGGCGAACATCGCGATCTCCCTGTTCGGCATCGAGTTCCTGCGCAACGTCGGCGACCTGCTGGAGGTGGACGGCGACCGGCCGGCGATCAGCCTGCGCGAAGGCGGCTACCTTTTCCTGGCGACGCCCGAGGGTGCCGGCGTGCTGGCTGAGAACCACGCGCTGCAGGTCTCGATGGGCGCCGATATCGTCCATCTCGATCCGGCGGGACTGACGGCGAAGTTTCCGTGGCTGTCGACGGACGGCCTCGCTGCCGGGTGCTGGGGGCGCACCGGCGAAGGATGGTTCGATGGCTACGGTTTGATGCAGGCGCTACGGCGCAAGGCTGTTTCCCTCGGCGTCGAGACGATGGTCGGCGAGGTCGCAGAGGTCATCATCGATGGCCAGCGGGCGACGGGCGTGCGGCTTGCCGATGGCACCGTGATCGCGGCGGGCACGGTGGCGATTGCTGCGGGCACGGGCACGCCGAAACTCGCGGCGCAACTTGGCGTGCGCCTGCCAGTGGAGGCGCGGAAGCGGTTCGTGTTCACCTTCGAGTGCCGCGATGCCCTGCCCGCCTTTCCGCTGCTGATCGATCCGACCGGCGTCTACGCGCGGCCGGAGGGCGACCGCTACATCTGCGGCGCCTCGCCGCCCGAGGAGAACGATCCCGAGGCGCAGGATTTCGACGTCGACCACGCTTTCTTCGAGGAGGCGATCTGGCCGGTGCTGGCGAACCGCGTGCCGGCGTTCGAGCGGATCAGGGTCGGGCGCGCCTGGGCCGGCCACTACGACCTCAACACCTTCGACGCAAACGCCATCGTCGGGCGGCTGCCGCCCTACGACAATGTCGTCATCGCGTCGGGTTTCTCCGGCCACGGCTTGCAGCAATCGCCGGCCGTCGGGCGCGGGCTGGCCGAGCTGATCCTGCACGGGCGCTGGCTGACGCTGGACCTGTCGCCGCTGGGCTACGAGCGGGTGGCCGCGGGGCGGCCGATCGTCGAACGGAACGTCGTCTGA
- a CDS encoding Lrp/AsnC family transcriptional regulator translates to MARGSSDFVQLDDFDRKIVAVLARHGRLSAVDLAQQVGLSPSAVTRRLQALEASGTIRGYRAMIDPVAVGLGINIFVEITLERQNDDTLRAFEKGLAKCPNVLSCHLMSGSSDYLIHIVARDLPDFERLHANVLGHLPGVARIESKFALREAIDRPLVPIG, encoded by the coding sequence ATGGCCCGTGGTAGCAGTGATTTCGTGCAACTGGATGACTTCGACCGCAAGATCGTTGCCGTGCTGGCCAGGCATGGGCGGCTTTCGGCGGTCGATCTCGCGCAGCAGGTCGGCCTGTCGCCCTCGGCGGTGACGCGGCGGCTGCAGGCGCTGGAGGCGTCGGGCACGATCCGCGGCTATCGCGCGATGATCGATCCGGTGGCGGTCGGGCTAGGCATCAACATCTTCGTCGAGATCACGCTGGAGCGGCAGAACGACGATACGCTGCGCGCCTTCGAAAAGGGGCTGGCGAAGTGCCCGAACGTGCTGTCGTGCCACCTGATGTCGGGCTCCAGCGACTACCTGATCCACATCGTGGCGCGCGACCTGCCGGACTTCGAGAGGCTGCACGCCAACGTGCTGGGGCACCTGCCCGGCGTGGCGCGGATCGAGTCGAAATTCGCGCTGCGCGAGGCGATCGACCGGCCGCTGGTGCCGATCGGATAG
- the ald gene encoding alanine dehydrogenase, whose amino-acid sequence MLVGVPKEIKPSEFRVGMTPGAVGEYVAHGHQVLVETGAGAGIGAGDAAYKAAGATIAANAAEVFAKAGMIVKVKEPQPGEWKQLRAGQILFTYLHLAADEAQARGLMASGVTAVAYETVTDAAGRLPLLAPMSEVAGRLSIQAAATALQKATGGRGILLGGVPGVAPGKVVIIGGGVSGMHAAVVAAGIGATVTILDKSLPRLRDLDDMFEGRVVTRYSTRDAIAEEVAGADAVIGAVLVPGAAAPKLVSRAMLATMKPGAVLVDIAIDQGGCFETSHATTHLEPTYVVDGIVHYCVANMPGAVPLTSSAALNNATLPFGLALAEKGLAAIAADPHLRDGLNVHAGKITYKAVADALHLEFADPAKLMAA is encoded by the coding sequence ATGCTGGTCGGCGTTCCGAAGGAAATCAAACCGAGCGAATTCCGCGTGGGCATGACGCCCGGCGCGGTCGGCGAGTACGTCGCCCACGGCCATCAGGTGCTGGTCGAGACTGGCGCGGGCGCTGGCATCGGCGCGGGCGACGCCGCCTACAAGGCCGCCGGCGCAACCATCGCCGCCAACGCGGCGGAAGTCTTCGCCAAGGCCGGCATGATCGTGAAGGTCAAGGAGCCGCAGCCGGGGGAGTGGAAGCAACTCCGCGCCGGCCAGATTCTTTTCACCTACCTCCACCTCGCCGCCGACGAGGCGCAGGCGCGGGGGCTGATGGCCTCCGGCGTCACCGCCGTCGCCTATGAGACCGTGACCGACGCCGCCGGGCGCTTGCCTCTGCTGGCGCCGATGAGCGAAGTCGCCGGCCGTCTTTCCATTCAGGCCGCTGCGACCGCATTGCAGAAGGCGACCGGCGGCCGCGGCATTCTGCTCGGCGGCGTGCCGGGCGTTGCGCCGGGCAAGGTCGTCATCATCGGCGGCGGCGTCTCGGGCATGCATGCCGCCGTCGTTGCAGCCGGCATCGGCGCAACCGTCACCATCCTCGACAAGTCGCTGCCGCGGCTCCGCGACCTCGACGACATGTTCGAGGGCCGCGTCGTCACGCGCTACTCGACGCGCGACGCGATCGCCGAGGAAGTCGCCGGCGCCGACGCCGTTATCGGCGCGGTGCTGGTGCCCGGTGCCGCCGCGCCGAAACTCGTCAGCCGCGCCATGCTCGCCACCATGAAGCCGGGCGCGGTGCTGGTCGACATCGCCATCGACCAGGGCGGCTGCTTCGAAACCTCGCACGCCACCACCCACCTCGAGCCGACCTACGTCGTCGACGGCATCGTCCACTACTGCGTCGCCAACATGCCGGGCGCCGTGCCGCTCACCTCCAGCGCCGCGCTCAACAATGCGACACTCCCGTTCGGTCTCGCGCTCGCCGAGAAAGGCCTGGCCGCCATCGCCGCCGATCCGCACCTCCGCGACGGCCTCAACGTCCACGCCGGCAAGATCACCTACAAGGCCGTCGCCGACGCGCTCCACCTCGAATTCGCCGATCCGGCCAAGCTGATGGCGGCATAA
- the cysQ gene encoding 3'(2'),5'-bisphosphate nucleotidase CysQ: MTLPNDADLIDALVAAAIAAGGIILTVRDGGLSVERKADASPVTEADRAAEREITTRLASIAPDIAVVAEEAVSEGRIPEIGDAFFLVDPLDGTREFVKGGNDFTVNIGLIRNGKPEVGVIYVPATKKLFAGAVGLGAWRTEVSGGVAGERRPMRVRAAPDGPIVVVASRSHRTPETDTFIRRFDVGELINRGSSLKFCVIAEGKADLYPRMGTTMQWDTAAGEAILRAAGGRVVTTDGTPLFYGRNREGELFRNPWFIATGGIDPLQG; the protein is encoded by the coding sequence ATGACCCTCCCCAACGACGCCGACCTCATCGACGCCCTCGTCGCCGCCGCCATTGCCGCAGGCGGGATCATTCTCACCGTGCGTGACGGCGGCCTCTCCGTCGAACGCAAGGCCGATGCTTCGCCGGTTACCGAAGCCGACCGCGCCGCCGAGCGCGAGATCACGACACGCCTCGCGAGCATCGCGCCGGACATCGCGGTGGTCGCGGAGGAGGCGGTGTCGGAAGGCCGCATCCCCGAGATCGGCGACGCCTTCTTCCTGGTCGACCCGCTCGACGGCACGCGCGAGTTCGTGAAGGGCGGCAACGACTTCACCGTCAACATCGGCTTGATCCGCAACGGCAAGCCCGAGGTCGGCGTCATCTACGTCCCGGCGACGAAAAAACTGTTCGCCGGCGCCGTCGGTCTCGGCGCCTGGCGCACGGAAGTTTCCGGCGGCGTCGCCGGCGAGCGCCGGCCCATGCGCGTGCGTGCCGCGCCGGATGGTCCGATCGTCGTGGTCGCCAGCCGCTCGCATCGCACGCCCGAGACCGACACTTTCATCCGCCGCTTCGACGTCGGCGAACTGATCAACCGCGGCTCGTCGCTGAAGTTCTGCGTTATCGCCGAGGGCAAAGCCGACCTCTACCCGCGCATGGGCACCACGATGCAGTGGGACACCGCGGCCGGCGAAGCGATCCTGCGCGCCGCCGGCGGCCGCGTCGTCACCACCGATGGCACGCCGCTGTTCTACGGCCGCAATCGCGAGGGCGAGCTGTTCCGCAATCCGTGGTTCATCGCGACTGGCGGGATCGATCCGCTGCAAGGCTGA
- the cysD gene encoding sulfate adenylyltransferase subunit CysD — protein sequence MSAESLPHLRRLEAEAIFIMREVVATFERPVMLYSIGKDSSVMLHLALKAFYPAPPPFPLLHVDTTWKFREMIRFRNETAKKYHLDLRVHTNQDGVARGVNPFTHGSSLYTQIMKTEALKQALDQGKFDAAFGGARRDEEKSRAKERVFSFRSASHGWDPKNQRPELWSLYNTRVKPGESIRVFPLSNWTELDIWQYILAEKIDIVPLYFAAERPVVRRGGQLIMVDDDRIPLNPGEVPEMKRVRFRTLGCYPLTAAVESDAATLPEIVAEMFVARTSERQGRLIDHDEAGSMELKKREGYF from the coding sequence ATGTCCGCTGAATCGCTGCCCCACCTTCGCCGCCTCGAGGCGGAAGCCATCTTCATCATGCGCGAGGTGGTGGCGACCTTCGAGCGGCCGGTGATGCTCTATTCGATCGGCAAGGATTCGTCGGTCATGCTGCATCTGGCGCTGAAAGCGTTCTATCCCGCGCCGCCGCCGTTCCCGTTGCTGCACGTCGACACGACGTGGAAGTTCCGCGAGATGATCCGCTTCCGCAACGAGACGGCGAAGAAGTATCACCTCGATCTCCGCGTCCATACCAACCAGGACGGCGTCGCCCGCGGCGTCAATCCGTTCACGCACGGATCGTCGCTCTACACCCAGATCATGAAGACCGAGGCGCTGAAGCAGGCGTTGGATCAGGGCAAGTTCGACGCGGCCTTCGGCGGCGCGCGGCGCGACGAGGAGAAGAGCCGCGCCAAGGAGCGCGTCTTCTCGTTCCGCTCGGCGAGCCACGGCTGGGACCCGAAGAACCAGCGGCCCGAGCTGTGGTCGCTCTACAACACGCGCGTCAAGCCGGGCGAGTCGATCCGCGTCTTCCCGCTGTCGAACTGGACCGAGTTGGACATCTGGCAATACATCCTCGCCGAGAAGATCGACATCGTGCCGCTCTACTTTGCGGCCGAGCGTCCGGTCGTGCGCCGCGGCGGGCAGTTGATCATGGTCGACGACGATCGCATCCCGCTCAATCCCGGCGAAGTGCCGGAGATGAAGCGCGTCCGCTTCCGCACGCTGGGCTGCTACCCGCTCACCGCCGCAGTCGAGTCCGATGCCGCGACGCTGCCGGAGATCGTGGCCGAGATGTTTGTCGCGCGAACCTCGGAGCGTCAGGGCCGCCTCATCGACCACGACGAGGCCGGCTCGATGGAACTGAAGAAGCGCGAGGGCTACTTCTGA
- the cysN gene encoding sulfate adenylyltransferase subunit CysN, protein MAHNAGQPDGFASFIAANEGKSELRFLTCGSVDDGKSTLIGRLLYDSKRLFEDQLATLKNDSDKYGTDGANIDFALLVDGLQAEREQGITIDVAYRYFATDRRRFIVADTPGHVQYTRNMATGASNSDLAILLVDARAGILTQTRRHAYIASLLGIRHVVLAVNKIDLVDFSETRFAEIRDAFNAFAAPLGFRSVAAIPMSARHGDNVMERSERTPWYKGPALLPYLENVDVEGGAGLSAFRLPVQWVNRPDADFRGYAGTIAAGTVRAGDAVIVSRTGQTANVARIVTMDGDRPSATTGDAITLTLDREIDVSRGDILSPPQGRPDVSDQIAAHIIWMSEEALLPGRSYLLKSGGRTVGAAISELKHQVDIDDTFKPLAAKTLNLNDIGLCNLSLAEPIAFDPYDDNRATGSFILIDRFSNATVAAGMIRFGLRRATNIHWQALDVDKNVRAGALGQKPCVVWFTGLSGAGKSTVANLVEKKLHLLGRHTYLLDGDNVRHGLNRDLGFTDADRVENIRRVAEAARLFVDAGLIVLVSFISPFRSERDMARELLEPGEFVEVFVDAPIEVAEARDPKGLYKKARAGEIRNFTGIDSPYEPPLNAELRLDTTAAEPEELADRVVAWLGGATYLGGR, encoded by the coding sequence ATGGCCCACAACGCCGGGCAACCCGACGGTTTTGCGTCCTTCATCGCCGCCAACGAGGGCAAGAGCGAGCTGCGCTTCCTCACGTGCGGCAGCGTAGACGACGGTAAGTCGACGCTGATCGGCCGGCTGCTCTACGACTCCAAGCGCCTGTTCGAGGACCAGCTCGCGACGCTGAAGAACGATTCCGACAAGTACGGCACCGACGGCGCCAACATCGATTTCGCGCTGCTGGTCGATGGCCTGCAGGCCGAGCGCGAGCAGGGCATCACCATCGACGTCGCCTACCGCTACTTCGCCACGGACCGCCGCCGCTTCATCGTCGCCGATACGCCGGGCCATGTGCAGTACACGCGCAACATGGCGACCGGCGCGTCCAATTCCGACCTCGCCATCCTGCTGGTCGACGCCCGCGCCGGCATCCTGACGCAGACCCGCCGCCACGCCTACATCGCCTCGCTGCTCGGCATCCGCCACGTCGTGCTGGCGGTGAACAAGATCGACCTCGTCGATTTCAGCGAAACCCGCTTCGCCGAAATCCGCGATGCCTTCAACGCCTTCGCCGCGCCGCTCGGCTTCCGCTCCGTCGCCGCCATCCCGATGTCCGCCCGCCACGGCGACAACGTCATGGAACGCAGCGAGCGCACGCCCTGGTACAAGGGCCCGGCGCTGCTGCCGTATCTTGAAAACGTCGACGTCGAAGGCGGCGCCGGCCTCAGCGCCTTCCGGCTGCCGGTGCAGTGGGTCAATCGCCCCGACGCCGATTTCCGCGGCTACGCCGGCACCATCGCCGCCGGCACGGTGCGCGCCGGCGACGCTGTCATCGTCTCGCGCACCGGCCAGACCGCCAACGTCGCGCGCATCGTCACCATGGACGGCGACCGCCCGTCCGCCACCACCGGCGATGCCATCACGCTGACCCTCGACCGCGAGATCGACGTCAGCCGCGGCGATATCCTGTCGCCGCCGCAGGGCCGGCCGGACGTCTCCGACCAGATCGCCGCGCACATCATCTGGATGTCGGAGGAGGCGCTGCTCCCCGGCCGCTCGTATCTGTTGAAGTCGGGCGGCCGCACGGTCGGCGCCGCGATCAGCGAGCTGAAGCATCAGGTCGACATCGACGACACCTTCAAGCCGCTGGCGGCCAAGACGCTGAACCTCAACGACATCGGCCTCTGCAACCTTTCGCTCGCCGAGCCGATCGCCTTCGACCCCTACGACGACAACCGCGCCACCGGCTCGTTCATCCTCATCGATCGCTTCAGCAATGCCACGGTAGCGGCGGGCATGATCCGCTTCGGCCTGCGCCGCGCCACCAACATCCATTGGCAGGCGCTTGACGTCGACAAGAACGTCCGCGCCGGCGCGCTCGGCCAGAAGCCGTGCGTGGTGTGGTTCACCGGCCTGTCGGGCGCCGGCAAGTCGACCGTCGCCAACCTGGTCGAGAAGAAGCTCCATCTTCTCGGCCGCCACACGTATCTGCTTGACGGCGACAACGTCCGCCACGGCTTGAACCGCGATCTCGGCTTCACCGACGCCGATCGCGTCGAGAACATCCGCCGCGTCGCCGAGGCCGCGAGGCTGTTCGTAGACGCCGGGCTGATCGTGCTCGTCTCGTTCATCTCGCCCTTCCGCTCCGAACGCGACATGGCGCGCGAACTGCTCGAGCCGGGCGAGTTTGTCGAGGTGTTCGTCGATGCGCCGATCGAGGTCGCCGAGGCGCGCGATCCGAAGGGCCTCTACAAGAAGGCGCGCGCCGGCGAGATCCGCAACTTCACCGGCATCGACTCGCCCTACGAGCCGCCGCTGAATGCGGAACTGCGGCTGGACACGACCGCGGCGGAGCCGGAGGAACTGGCGGATCGCGTCGTGGCGTGGTTGGGCGGCGCGACGTATCTGGGCGGACGCTAG
- the ppk2 gene encoding polyphosphate kinase 2 — MVKRGKVKKKRHSGKGGKDALAIPAVILPEEDAPTIKTKAGSFDLEDPVLPEWVERRALQSGGYPYDDEMKEKHYAAELEVLQVELAKLQLSVNASGQRIIAVLEGRDAAGKGGTIMAIRENMNPRLVRDVALPKPTEVERGQWYFQRYIAEFPTKGEIVLFDRSWYNRAGVEPIMGFCTDSECRTFLNQAPMLEKMLVDDGVLLFKFYLNIGREMQLKRFHDRRHNPLKIWKLSPVDYAALTKWDAYTRALGAMIEATHRPETPWTIVAANDKKRAHLAVIRAILGAVDYRGKDKSIVGTPDKAILGGPKLLDA, encoded by the coding sequence ATGGTTAAGCGCGGCAAGGTGAAAAAGAAAAGACACAGCGGAAAAGGCGGCAAGGACGCCCTCGCCATCCCCGCCGTGATCCTGCCCGAGGAAGACGCCCCGACGATCAAGACCAAGGCCGGCTCGTTCGACCTGGAAGACCCGGTGCTGCCGGAATGGGTGGAGCGGCGGGCGCTCCAGTCGGGCGGCTATCCCTACGACGACGAGATGAAGGAGAAGCACTACGCGGCCGAGCTCGAGGTGCTCCAGGTCGAGCTCGCCAAGCTGCAGCTCTCGGTCAACGCCTCCGGCCAGCGGATCATCGCCGTGCTCGAGGGGCGCGATGCCGCCGGCAAGGGCGGCACGATCATGGCAATCCGCGAAAACATGAATCCGCGCCTGGTGCGCGACGTGGCCCTGCCCAAGCCGACCGAGGTCGAGCGCGGCCAGTGGTACTTCCAGCGCTACATCGCCGAGTTTCCGACCAAGGGCGAAATCGTCCTGTTCGATCGTTCCTGGTATAACCGCGCCGGGGTTGAGCCGATCATGGGGTTTTGCACAGATTCCGAGTGCCGGACCTTCTTGAACCAAGCGCCGATGCTCGAAAAGATGCTAGTCGATGACGGCGTGCTGCTGTTCAAGTTTTACCTGAACATCGGTCGCGAGATGCAGCTCAAGCGCTTCCACGACCGGCGGCACAATCCGCTCAAGATCTGGAAGCTGTCGCCGGTCGACTATGCGGCGCTGACGAAGTGGGACGCGTATACGAGGGCGTTGGGGGCGATGATCGAGGCGACACACCGGCCCGAGACTCCATGGACGATCGTCGCGGCGAACGACAAGAAGCGGGCGCACCTCGCGGTGATCCGCGCGATCCTCGGCGCGGTCGATTATCGCGGCAAAGACAAGTCGATCGTCGGTACGCCGGACAAGGCGATCCTCGGCGGCCCCAAGCTTCTCGACGCCTAG
- a CDS encoding ATP-binding protein — protein MATTGTYPETTAARFGARLVEGRWVIAVTAAAVALLALAGSVSALVGVAIVAVVAAAIAFVPRTPVDDIKAIAAPPVPVVSLDGGVRFFADSLPDPCFVLDRRGIVRYANERAAAAFAINVGEALTFRLRVPDLVAAFDRVAKGGAPERVEFSERVPTERWFAAWFAPLGAGDLIVLLVDDMSERKNADRVRVDFVANASHELRTPLASLAGFVETLQGPARDDPAARERFLGIMREQAERMSRLVNDLLSLSRIEMKAHVRPSGRIDIVTVVNHVVDSLEPLARDLGVTIETEAPPDPVEVTGDRDELTQVFENLIENAAKYGQSGKRVQVTIAPGSGTAGPSVAIRDFGPGIPSEHIPRLTERFYRVDVEDSRRHRGTGLGLAIVKHILARHLARLTVVSRLGEGATFAVTFPQPTSARFSNVAKISEIDETLRVS, from the coding sequence ATGGCCACTACCGGCACCTATCCCGAGACTACAGCCGCCCGCTTTGGTGCGCGACTGGTCGAGGGGCGTTGGGTGATCGCGGTCACAGCCGCCGCCGTGGCATTGCTGGCGCTCGCCGGCTCGGTTTCCGCTCTTGTCGGCGTCGCCATCGTCGCGGTGGTCGCCGCGGCCATCGCCTTCGTGCCGCGCACGCCGGTAGACGATATCAAGGCGATCGCGGCGCCGCCGGTTCCCGTCGTGTCGCTCGATGGCGGCGTGCGCTTCTTCGCCGACTCGCTGCCCGATCCGTGTTTCGTCCTCGATCGCCGCGGCATCGTCCGCTACGCCAACGAGCGCGCCGCCGCCGCGTTCGCGATCAATGTCGGCGAGGCGCTGACCTTCCGCCTGCGCGTGCCCGATCTCGTCGCCGCCTTCGATCGTGTCGCCAAGGGCGGAGCGCCCGAGCGCGTCGAGTTCTCCGAGCGCGTGCCGACCGAGCGCTGGTTCGCGGCGTGGTTCGCCCCGCTCGGCGCCGGCGACCTGATCGTGCTGCTCGTTGACGACATGAGCGAGCGCAAGAACGCCGATCGCGTCCGCGTCGATTTCGTCGCCAACGCCAGCCACGAGCTGCGCACCCCGCTCGCCTCCCTCGCCGGCTTTGTCGAGACGCTGCAGGGACCGGCGCGTGACGACCCGGCCGCGCGCGAGCGCTTCCTCGGCATCATGCGCGAGCAGGCCGAGCGCATGAGCCGCCTGGTCAACGATCTCCTGTCGCTGTCGCGCATCGAGATGAAGGCGCACGTCCGCCCCTCCGGCCGCATCGACATCGTCACGGTGGTCAACCACGTCGTCGACTCGCTCGAGCCGCTCGCCCGCGATCTCGGCGTCACCATCGAGACCGAGGCGCCGCCGGACCCGGTCGAGGTCACCGGCGACCGCGACGAACTCACCCAGGTCTTCGAAAACCTGATCGAGAACGCCGCCAAGTACGGCCAGTCCGGCAAGCGCGTGCAGGTGACGATTGCGCCGGGTTCCGGCACGGCCGGACCGTCGGTCGCGATCCGCGATTTCGGTCCCGGCATCCCGTCCGAGCACATCCCGCGGCTGACCGAACGCTTCTATCGCGTCGACGTCGAGGACAGCCGCCGCCACCGCGGCACCGGCCTCGGCCTCGCGATCGTAAAGCATATTCTAGCCCGGCACTTAGCTCGTCTGACCGTCGTCAGCCGGCTCGGGGAGGGGGCGACGTTCGCCGTCACGTTCCCTCAGCCCACGTCCGCCCGCTTTTCTAATGTCGCGAAAATTAGTGAGATAGATGAGACACTTAGGGTGTCTTAG
- the pstS gene encoding phosphate ABC transporter substrate-binding protein PstS: protein MKFTNLAIAAGFAAVLSVSAASAADISGAGATFPNPVYSKWAEAYKAETGNSVNYQSVGSGAGIKQIEAKTVTFGATDTPLSGAELDKFGLAQFPTVIGGIVPIVNLEGIKPGDLVLDGKTLADIFQGKITKWDDPAIVALNAGVKLPSTAIAVVHRSDGSGTSFNFTTYLSDVSADWKSGVGANSAVEWPVGIGAKGNDGIAANVSQTAGSIGYVEYAYATANTLTYTKMVNKDGKTVAPTAAAFAAAAAGADWKSQPGYGVVITNQPGAETWPMTAATFILVYKKPDDAAATAEALKFFAWGYDKGDKLAEDLIFIPIPDAIVNDIKAMWKSDILDKDGKPVYAGS from the coding sequence GTGAAATTTACAAACCTCGCCATTGCTGCCGGCTTTGCCGCCGTGCTTTCCGTTTCTGCCGCCAGCGCCGCCGATATCTCGGGCGCCGGTGCGACCTTCCCGAACCCGGTCTATTCGAAGTGGGCTGAAGCCTACAAGGCCGAGACCGGCAACAGCGTGAACTACCAGTCTGTCGGCTCGGGCGCCGGCATCAAGCAGATCGAAGCCAAGACCGTGACCTTCGGCGCCACCGACACGCCGCTGAGCGGCGCGGAGCTCGACAAGTTCGGCCTCGCCCAGTTCCCGACCGTGATCGGCGGCATCGTGCCGATCGTCAACCTCGAAGGCATCAAGCCGGGCGACCTCGTACTCGACGGCAAGACGCTCGCCGACATCTTCCAGGGCAAGATCACCAAGTGGGACGATCCGGCGATTGTCGCGCTCAACGCGGGCGTCAAGCTCCCGTCGACGGCGATCGCCGTCGTCCACCGCTCGGATGGGTCGGGCACCTCGTTCAACTTCACGACCTACCTGTCGGACGTCAGTGCTGATTGGAAGTCGGGTGTTGGTGCGAACTCGGCCGTTGAGTGGCCGGTCGGCATCGGCGCCAAGGGCAACGACGGCATTGCCGCCAACGTCTCGCAGACCGCGGGCTCGATCGGCTACGTCGAATACGCCTACGCCACGGCCAACACGCTGACCTACACCAAGATGGTCAACAAGGACGGCAAGACGGTCGCTCCGACCGCCGCTGCCTTCGCCGCTGCCGCTGCCGGCGCTGACTGGAAGAGCCAGCCGGGCTACGGCGTGGTCATCACCAACCAGCCGGGCGCCGAGACCTGGCCGATGACTGCCGCGACCTTCATCCTCGTCTACAAGAAGCCGGACGATGCCGCTGCCACTGCCGAGGCTCTCAAGTTCTTCGCTTGGGGCTACGACAAGGGCGACAAGCTCGCCGAGGATCTGATCTTCATCCCGATCCCGGATGCAATCGTCAACGACATCAAGGCGATGTGGAAGTCCGACATCCTCGACAAGGATGGCAAGCCGGTCTACGCCGGCTCGTAA
- the pstC gene encoding phosphate ABC transporter permease subunit PstC, with the protein MAAQDRGSALRRFALGDSIFRAATFVAALTVLLLLSGVIISLVVGSIPAISTFGFDFLTTQSWNPVTEKFGAIAPIYGTLVTAFIAMLIGVPVSLGIAIFLTELCPHALRRPIGTAIELLAGIPSIIYGIWGLFVFAPFLQKTLQPFLIDVFGNVPGLNMVFGGPPYGIGVFTAGLILAIMVLPFITAITRDVFLTVPPVVKEAAFGLGCTTWEVIRKVVIPYTRTGIIGGVMLGLGRALGETMAITFVIGNAHRISASILAPGTTISATIANEFNEATGTLYTSSLITLGLILFVITFVVLAISRIMLMRLEKKSGT; encoded by the coding sequence ATGGCTGCGCAGGACCGCGGTTCTGCCCTGCGCCGGTTCGCCCTCGGCGACAGCATCTTCCGCGCCGCGACCTTCGTCGCGGCCCTCACGGTCCTCCTGCTCCTCAGCGGTGTGATCATTTCCCTGGTGGTCGGCTCGATCCCTGCGATCAGCACCTTCGGTTTCGATTTCCTCACCACCCAATCGTGGAACCCGGTCACCGAGAAGTTCGGCGCCATCGCGCCGATCTACGGCACGCTCGTCACGGCGTTCATCGCCATGCTGATCGGCGTGCCCGTGAGCCTCGGCATCGCGATCTTCCTCACCGAGCTCTGCCCGCATGCGCTGCGCCGCCCGATCGGCACCGCCATCGAACTCCTCGCCGGCATCCCGTCGATCATCTACGGCATCTGGGGCCTGTTCGTGTTCGCCCCGTTCCTGCAGAAGACGCTGCAGCCTTTCCTGATCGACGTCTTCGGCAACGTGCCCGGCCTCAACATGGTCTTCGGCGGCCCGCCCTACGGTATCGGCGTGTTCACCGCCGGCCTGATCCTCGCGATCATGGTGCTGCCCTTCATCACCGCGATCACGCGCGACGTGTTCCTCACCGTCCCGCCGGTCGTCAAGGAGGCCGCCTTCGGCCTCGGCTGCACGACCTGGGAAGTCATCCGCAAGGTCGTCATCCCGTATACGCGCACCGGCATCATCGGCGGCGTCATGCTCGGCCTCGGCCGCGCGCTCGGCGAGACGATGGCGATCACCTTCGTCATCGGCAACGCCCACCGCATCTCCGCCTCGATCCTGGCGCCCGGCACGACCATCTCGGCGACCATCGCCAACGAGTTCAACGAAGCGACCGGCACGCTTTACACCTCGTCGCTGATCACCCTCGGCCTCATCCTGTTCGTCATCACCTTCGTCGTGCTGGCGATCTCGCGCATCATGCTGATGCGCCTCGAGAAGAAGTCCGGCACATGA